The following is a genomic window from Collimonas fungivorans Ter331.
CGGTGGCGCGCCAATTCACTGCCGAGCGAAGCAGACATCAGGGAGCGGTTTACGCTACTGGATCCTAGCAAAAAGCTGCGGATAGTCAAAAACAAGAGCCATCAAACCAGCATATTCGGTATCGGCATAGGCAGATACCGCAACACCGGCGCCGGCTGAGTTGGGCAGACAGGTTAGGGCGCTGCTGCCTTATGTCGTAATCACGCAGTTGCGGCCCTGGTCCTTGGCGCGGTAGAGGCGCTCATCCGCAGCGCGGAAAATCGTGTCGATGGTGTTGCCGTCGCGGCCGAACTGCGATACGCCGATGCTGACCGTGAGTATCACTTTGGGCATGACGATGCTGTCGAACACGGCATTTTCCGTGGCTGACCTGATGCGCTCGCCGATTGCCACCGCTACCTCCAGCGTGGCTTGCGGCAGCAAGACCATGAATTCCTCGCCGCCCATGCGCGCCACGCTGTCATAGGGGCGGATCTCTTCCAGGCACTTCTGCACAAAACCCTGCAACACCTCATCGCCAACCTGGTGGCCGTAGTGGTCGTTGATGGCCTTGAAATTATCCAGGTCGAGGGCGAGCAGGGAAAACGACAGGTTGTCGCGCCTGGACCTGGCGATTTCCGCATCCACCCGTTCGATAAAATGGCGGCGGTTGGAGGCGCCGGTCAAGGGGTCGGTCGAAGCCAGGTGCTCCAGCATCCGGTTGCTGTGCTGCAGTTCTTGCAGCGCGCTTTCGGTCCGCACCATCGCCATCGCCAGCCGGTTCACCATTTCTTCCTGGTTGTAGATGCTGGAAAATGAACGGGTGGTGTGGAACGCCTGGATGATGCCGTAGCTGAGGAAGAAAAATCCGCCGGCGAAGATGGCGTGGGCCAGCCACCACATATGGTTCCACGGCTTGCCGAGAATGAACGCCAGCGACGACAAGCCGAACAGGACGATCGAAATGCCGAAGATCGTCATCAGCGGCGAGCGGATGCGCCCGGCCAGCATGAGGATGATATTGACTGCCGAGAAGAACAGCGCGCCGCCTTCCATTGTCAGCCGCACCGCGGGACTGCCGGCAATCGCCGAATAGGCGATGAACGCCACCGCGATATCGGTCAGCAGAAACGCCGCGATCCATATCCGCCATGGACGCGGATTGATACGCTGCTCGGGGGCGTCGGGTTCCTGGTTGAAGGATAACAAGCCGATCAGCAGCAGGATCGCCATCGCCAGGCGCGATGCCGGCCCGTATAGCAGGAACAGCCAGATATTGTGGTGCGCCATGCCGGTGAAGACGCCGTGCAAGGCATAGATCAGTGTGAATCCTAAAAAACCGAGGGTCAGCCAGCGCAGCAGCGGTTCTCCCGACGACAGGTAGCAACGCCAGCTGACATAGGTGACAAAAATGCCCTCCAGAGTCGCGGCGGCAATCGCGATTTCGTGGAACAGGTGGTCTTCGAATTTGAGTCCAGGATCCTGGAAGAGATACAGGTAGGCGATCAGGAAGGCCGGCGACAGCGCAAAGCCGGCGATTAACAGGCGCGCATAGATTTTTGTCACCCGGCGGATTACCTCCGGCTGCCCGCCGATTTTTACGCTCATATCCATATGCATCCTTACCGAGATGATGGGTCCATCATTAAACGGCGGCACGTCTGTTCACAAAACACCAATCGAGAGCAGCTTGCAGAAAGCAGGGTAACAACTAACCTTATATCACGTAGGGCCTGGTGACGAAAGTGCTTGTCGGATTGATATTCACAACGCCAATCAAAGCAGCTGCCTGCCGCTGCGCCTACCTATATGATGGTGGAAATTCAAAACGGAGCGCTGCCATGGTCGAACAGTCTGATAACGGTGAATTTGCCAGCTTGCGCGAAGAAGTTCGCCAGTTCGTCGCCGAGCGCGACTGGGATCAATTTCATACCCCGAAAAACTTGTCGGCTGCGCTGTGCGTCGAAGCAGCGGAGCTGCTTGAGCATTTCCAGTGGCTGCCGACCGGCGGCGGCGACGAACTCGCCCCGGGCAAATTGCAGCAGGTGCGGCATGAAATGGCCGATGTGCTGGTCTACCTGGTCCGGCTTGCCGATAAGCTCAATGTCGATCTGCGTGCAGCCGTGTCAGAAAAAATGGTCCTCAACCGGCTTAAATATCCTGCCGATAAAGTGCGCGGGGATGCGCGCAAGTATTCGGAATACAAGGATGCCTAGTACTGCTCGGCCAGCTTGCCGTTAACCAGGCTGGTGGTGTTCAGGCATTCTCCTTCTGCCCAGGATTCTTGCAGCGTGCTGCGCAGGCTGCCGAGATGCTGGTGCTGCTCACGCAAGGTGTCCATAAGCTTCTCGATCTCCTTGAGCCGGCCATCCAGCTTGCTTAGCAGGTCGTCCTTCGACAGTTCTTCATTGCTGGCGAATACGCTGCGGATAGCGTCCAGCGAGAATCCCAGGCTTTGCGCCATCTGGATCCGGCGCAGACGTTCGATGGCGGCGTCGGCATAGTCGCGGTAGCCGTTGGCGCCGCGTTCAGGTTTGGGCAGCAGGCCGCTTTGCTCGTAATAGCGGATGGCCGAGGCCGCCATGCCGGTTTTGTCCGCCAGTTCACCAATCTTCATATCGCTTGACCTTCAAGTTGACTTCAAGCTTAGCATACAGTATTTCCTCCTTTTCCCGCGTGCCCGTCATGACTTCAACCATGTTTTCATCTTTGCAACTTCCGAACGGCAGCGTCCTGCCTAACCGCCTGGCGAAAGCCGCCATGGAAGAAAACATGGCCGACAGCGGCCAACTGCCCGGCGCCGCCATCCACCGGCTTTACCGCGCCTGGGCCGACGGCGGCGCGGGCCTGATCATTACCGGCAACGTCATGATCGACGGCCGTGCGCTGACCGGGCCAGGCGGCATCGTGCTGGAAGCGGACACGCCGCTGGAACCCTTTGCACGGTGGGCGCAGGCGGCAAAGCACAAGGGTGCGCAGGTCTGGATGCAGCTCAATCATCCGGGGCGCCAGGTGATGGCCGCCATGGGCGGCATGGCGTGGGCGCCGTCGGCGCTGGCGCTGGACATGGGCAAGCACAGCAAGCTGTTCGTGCAGCCGAAAGCCATGAGCGACGGCGAGATACAGGAAGTCATCAAGCGCTTTGCCGCCAGCGCCGCCGCCGCCGAGCGGGCAGGGTTCAGCGGAGTGGAAATCCATGCCGCGCACGGCTACCTGATCTCTCAATTCCTGTCGCCTCTGAGCAATCAGCGCCAGGACCAATGGGGCGGCAGCCTGGCAAACCGGGCGCGCTTGCTGCTCGATGTGGTGCGCGCTGTGCGGGCGGCGGCCCCGGCTGGATTTTGCGTGGCAGTAAAGCTCAATTCCGCCGATTTCCAGCGCGGCGGTTTTAGCGAGGACGACGCCCGGCAAGTCCTCCTCTGGCTTAACGACTTGCAGGTAGATCTGGTCGAGCTGTCCGGCGGCAGCTACGAAAGCCCGGCGATGCAAGGACGCACTGCGGACGGCCGTACCTTGGCGCGCGAAGCTTATTTCTTGGAGTTTGCCAAAGAACTGGCTGCCGTCGCCCACATGCCTGTGATGACCACCGGCGGCATCAGCCGCAAGGCAGTTGCTGAAAGGGTGCTGGCCAGCGGCGTGGCGGTGGCAGGCATGGCGACGGCGCTGGCGATCGCGCCCGATTTGCCGGCGCAATGGCTGGCAGGCGGCGACCAGGCTGCCAGCAGCCCGCAAGTCGACTGGAAGGACCAAGTCATGGCGGCGGTGGCGCGCATGGCCTTGGTCAAGCGCCGCTTGCGCCTGTTAGGCGCCAGTCGCTCCGCGGCGAGCAACCATTCTGCGCTATTCAGTTTGATCATCGACCAGTTCCGCACGCGCCGGCTGACGCGGCGCTACCGGCGCTGGTCGCAGGCGCGGGCCTGAACTTAAAACTGCGCGCTACAAGCTGATCCTGCCACGGCCGATTTCAATCACCTTGCCGCCGACCTGGATGGCACGGTCAGCGCTTACTTTCAGCCGCAGCAGGCAGGGGCGCTGCACAGCTTCGCCTTGCTCGATTTCATATTGCGCCGGCAGCGCATGACCGTTGGCGACCAGCCAGCCGCCAAGATTGGCGCAAGCCGATCCGGTGCCGGGATCTTCGGCCACACCGCCGCCTTGCTTGGAAAAGAAGTAGCGAGACAACACCCGGCCAGGCCGGTCCGGATCGAAGGCAAACACATATACGGTCTTGCGTTCCAGGCTGCTCTCGGGCCAGGCATCGAGATGCGCGGTGTCAGGACTGGTGCGGCGCACGGCGTCCGTGCTGCGCAACGCTACCAGCAACTGATCGGCGCCGGTGTCTATCCATACCGGTGCGGCCAGTAGATCGTTTTCATTCAAGCCGAGCAGCGCCGCCATCTCGGCCTGCGTCAAATTTGCCGGCGCCGTCTTCAGTCCGCCGTTCTGAGGCGCGGTAAGGGTCCAGACATCGCCTTCGGCAGACACCGGAACTAGACCGGCCGTGAACTCCAGCGAGAGTGTGTCGCCGGTATTGAAAAGGTCACGCACCACATGCGCGGTGCCCAAGGTAGGATGGCCGGCAAAGCGCATTTCATAACCGGGCGTGAACACCCGCACGCGAGCAGTGGCGTGCTCCGACGGCAGGATAAACGTGGTTTCCGAAAGATTGAACTGCAGCGCCAGCGCCTGCATGGTGGCGTCGTCCATGCCGCGCGCATCTTCAAATACGCACAGCTGGTTGCCGCCGAAAGTGGATTCTGCAAAAACATTGAGAAGACGGAAGGCGTAGGAGGCCATAAGAATCCTGCTGAGCTGACAAGCGTCTTATTCTAGCAGCTAGCCTGCTTTATCGATCCAGCTCATGGTGTTTCAAATATTCCATGTCTTGCAGCGGCGATGCCCCAAACAACCGGCGATACTCCCGGCCGAATTGCGACGGACTTTCATAGCCCACCTTGAACGCCAGGCGCAGGAACGCTTCCTGCAGCTCGACATCCGACTCCTTCACATAAGCGCGCCGGCGCGAGTGGGAATTTTTGGGAATCGAAAGCTTGCTCTCAATAATCTGCGCGGCTATTTCCCTGGCGTCCAGGTCAATCCTCACCCCAAGATAGGGCTGCGCAACAGATGCTTCTACCACCAGGCCTGAAATCGGCATATCTATCGCTGACAGCACATAACTGCCGCTGCCGTAGTGCGTGATCTCGGTTCCTATCAATACTTTGTTGGTCCCCTGCAGCACCAGGCACATCGACAGCCTTCGCCGCGGCGATCGCGGCTTGTGCATCCTGTTCA
Proteins encoded in this region:
- a CDS encoding MerR family transcriptional regulator, encoding MKIGELADKTGMAASAIRYYEQSGLLPKPERGANGYRDYADAAIERLRRIQMAQSLGFSLDAIRSVFASNEELSKDDLLSKLDGRLKEIEKLMDTLREQHQHLGSLRSTLQESWAEGECLNTTSLVNGKLAEQY
- a CDS encoding nucleotide pyrophosphohydrolase translates to MVEQSDNGEFASLREEVRQFVAERDWDQFHTPKNLSAALCVEAAELLEHFQWLPTGGGDELAPGKLQQVRHEMADVLVYLVRLADKLNVDLRAAVSEKMVLNRLKYPADKVRGDARKYSEYKDA
- a CDS encoding GGDEF domain-containing protein translates to MDMSVKIGGQPEVIRRVTKIYARLLIAGFALSPAFLIAYLYLFQDPGLKFEDHLFHEIAIAAATLEGIFVTYVSWRCYLSSGEPLLRWLTLGFLGFTLIYALHGVFTGMAHHNIWLFLLYGPASRLAMAILLLIGLLSFNQEPDAPEQRINPRPWRIWIAAFLLTDIAVAFIAYSAIAGSPAVRLTMEGGALFFSAVNIILMLAGRIRSPLMTIFGISIVLFGLSSLAFILGKPWNHMWWLAHAIFAGGFFFLSYGIIQAFHTTRSFSSIYNQEEMVNRLAMAMVRTESALQELQHSNRMLEHLASTDPLTGASNRRHFIERVDAEIARSRRDNLSFSLLALDLDNFKAINDHYGHQVGDEVLQGFVQKCLEEIRPYDSVARMGGEEFMVLLPQATLEVAVAIGERIRSATENAVFDSIVMPKVILTVSIGVSQFGRDGNTIDTIFRAADERLYRAKDQGRNCVITT
- a CDS encoding PhzF family phenazine biosynthesis protein, with protein sequence MASYAFRLLNVFAESTFGGNQLCVFEDARGMDDATMQALALQFNLSETTFILPSEHATARVRVFTPGYEMRFAGHPTLGTAHVVRDLFNTGDTLSLEFTAGLVPVSAEGDVWTLTAPQNGGLKTAPANLTQAEMAALLGLNENDLLAAPVWIDTGADQLLVALRSTDAVRRTSPDTAHLDAWPESSLERKTVYVFAFDPDRPGRVLSRYFFSKQGGGVAEDPGTGSACANLGGWLVANGHALPAQYEIEQGEAVQRPCLLRLKVSADRAIQVGGKVIEIGRGRISL
- a CDS encoding NADH:flavin oxidoreductase/NADH oxidase family protein; translated protein: MFSSLQLPNGSVLPNRLAKAAMEENMADSGQLPGAAIHRLYRAWADGGAGLIITGNVMIDGRALTGPGGIVLEADTPLEPFARWAQAAKHKGAQVWMQLNHPGRQVMAAMGGMAWAPSALALDMGKHSKLFVQPKAMSDGEIQEVIKRFAASAAAAERAGFSGVEIHAAHGYLISQFLSPLSNQRQDQWGGSLANRARLLLDVVRAVRAAAPAGFCVAVKLNSADFQRGGFSEDDARQVLLWLNDLQVDLVELSGGSYESPAMQGRTADGRTLAREAYFLEFAKELAAVAHMPVMTTGGISRKAVAERVLASGVAVAGMATALAIAPDLPAQWLAGGDQAASSPQVDWKDQVMAAVARMALVKRRLRLLGASRSAASNHSALFSLIIDQFRTRRLTRRYRRWSQARA